One genomic window of Caminibacter pacificus includes the following:
- a CDS encoding NifB/NifX family molybdenum-iron cluster-binding protein, which produces MRVVIPTSTPDGLLAKRGAHFGKAPFYVIVDIENGEIKDVNFTQNPGHAGGACGNAVMNIKNLGADTLIVVGIGHRPLEGFKQAGIKVYYDDVSPTVEEAINRLLSGETQEIRPENACGVH; this is translated from the coding sequence ATGAGAGTTGTAATTCCTACATCCACTCCCGACGGACTTCTTGCAAAAAGGGGTGCGCATTTCGGGAAAGCTCCTTTTTATGTTATCGTAGATATCGAAAACGGAGAAATAAAAGACGTAAATTTCACTCAAAATCCCGGTCACGCCGGCGGAGCATGCGGTAATGCCGTAATGAATATCAAAAATTTGGGAGCTGATACTTTAATAGTTGTGGGTATCGGTCACAGACCTCTTGAAGGTTTTAAACAAGCCGGTATAAAAGTGTATTATGACGACGTATCTCCTACTGTCGAAGAAGCTATCAACAGACTTTTAAGCGGAGAGACTCAGGAGATAAGACCTGAGAACGCTTGCGGGGTTCATTAA
- the fliR gene encoding flagellar biosynthetic protein FliR, protein MEIINWLTPVNVVTFLLLFIRISSFLSFMPFFNYVNIPMSAKAALSIWLSVLFFPIVPKITFEINLLNLMLAIFNEVAFAFFVGMALQLIFDILKYAAEQISFVMGFTMANVIDPNFGTQSTILSQFFTWVAILVFLSLGGDHLEILFMSKTFESLPFGAFFNYHNVYEYFVVYMGKYFMIGIGLAFPILAISLMSDIIFGMIMKTMPQFNLLVVGFPIKIGISFIVLIVILSSMMNVFSNEIAQAFRAIMHFIG, encoded by the coding sequence TTGGAAATAATCAATTGGCTAACTCCTGTCAATGTCGTAACTTTTTTGCTGCTTTTTATTAGAATCAGCTCTTTTTTGTCTTTTATGCCCTTTTTTAACTACGTAAATATTCCGATGAGCGCTAAAGCGGCTCTTAGTATTTGGCTTAGCGTGCTATTTTTCCCAATCGTGCCGAAAATTACTTTTGAGATTAATCTTTTGAATTTAATGCTGGCGATTTTTAATGAGGTGGCTTTTGCTTTTTTTGTGGGGATGGCGCTTCAGCTTATTTTTGATATCTTAAAATACGCGGCCGAGCAGATAAGTTTTGTCATGGGTTTTACTATGGCAAACGTAATAGACCCGAATTTCGGTACCCAATCCACAATCCTTTCTCAATTTTTCACATGGGTTGCTATTCTTGTTTTTTTAAGTTTGGGAGGGGATCATCTTGAGATTTTGTTTATGTCAAAAACATTCGAGTCTTTGCCTTTCGGGGCTTTTTTTAATTATCACAACGTTTATGAATATTTTGTCGTTTATATGGGAAAATATTTTATGATTGGAATCGGGCTTGCTTTTCCGATTTTGGCTATTTCTTTGATGAGTGACATAATTTTCGGAATGATTATGAAAACTATGCCGCAATTTAACTTGTTGGTTGTAGGGTTTCCTATCAAAATCGGTATCTCTTTTATCGTTTTGATTGTTATTTTATCAAGTATGATGAACGTATTTTCGAACGAAATAGCCCAAGCTTTTAGGGCTATTATGCATTTTATCGGCTGA
- a CDS encoding carbonic anhydrase — MKKLLASLAISAMTAGTLMASNYAHGTWSYSGKTGPEYWGDLKKEYIMCKIGKNQSPIDVSGAVSATLTPLNIYYDVKAKTFLNNGHTVKAEMKDGAKLYIDGKEFKLLQFHFHTPSENTINREYFPMEAHFVHSTKDGELAVVAVMFKIGKYNPALQKLVDNMPKKPGVKNNLCPANLKAKDLLPKSLEYYRFNGSLTTPPCSEGVRWFVLKQPVEVSEKQIKAFEKVMGKNNRPLQPINARVILK; from the coding sequence ATGAAGAAATTATTAGCATCACTTGCGATATCTGCAATGACGGCAGGTACGCTTATGGCAAGCAACTACGCACACGGTACTTGGAGTTACAGCGGAAAAACCGGACCTGAATATTGGGGAGATTTGAAAAAAGAATACATTATGTGTAAAATCGGAAAAAACCAATCTCCAATCGACGTTAGCGGTGCCGTTAGCGCAACACTTACACCTCTAAACATCTATTACGACGTAAAAGCCAAAACATTCCTAAATAACGGCCATACGGTAAAAGCCGAAATGAAAGACGGAGCGAAACTTTATATCGACGGAAAAGAATTTAAATTATTACAATTCCACTTCCACACACCAAGCGAAAACACTATCAACAGAGAATACTTCCCTATGGAAGCGCATTTCGTTCACTCTACAAAAGACGGAGAACTTGCGGTAGTGGCGGTTATGTTCAAAATAGGAAAATACAACCCGGCACTTCAAAAATTAGTAGATAATATGCCTAAAAAACCGGGAGTAAAAAACAACCTATGCCCGGCAAACCTAAAAGCAAAAGACCTATTACCGAAAAGTCTTGAATACTACAGATTCAACGGGTCTCTTACGACACCTCCTTGTAGTGAGGGAGTGAGATGGTTCGTTCTTAAACAACCTGTAGAAGTTAGCGAAAAGCAAATTAAAGCTTTCGAAAAAGTTATGGGTAAAAACAACAGACCTCTTCAACCTATAAACGCAAGAGTTATCCTAAAATAA
- the luxS gene encoding S-ribosylhomocysteine lyase: MPMLDSFLVDHVKMPAPGVRVAKKVKTPKGDVITVYDLRFAKPNEEIISEKAMHTLEHLFAGYMRDNLPNYEIIDISPMGCRTGFYMSVIGEPKTQEIIDAFKKSMQDILNTNDIPEANIYQCGSCYMHSLNAAKEVAKHILNKNIVEIDNESLKLDPTKIPNVCDVDRDKVTVLG, translated from the coding sequence ATGCCAATGCTTGATAGCTTTTTAGTAGACCACGTAAAAATGCCAGCACCAGGAGTGAGAGTAGCAAAAAAAGTAAAAACTCCAAAAGGAGACGTTATAACGGTATATGACCTTAGATTTGCAAAACCGAACGAAGAAATCATCAGCGAAAAAGCGATGCATACCTTAGAACATCTCTTTGCCGGATATATGAGAGACAATCTACCAAACTACGAAATCATCGATATCTCTCCTATGGGATGCCGTACGGGATTTTATATGAGCGTAATAGGTGAGCCTAAAACCCAAGAAATCATAGACGCTTTTAAAAAATCAATGCAAGACATCCTAAATACAAACGATATCCCCGAAGCCAATATTTATCAATGCGGCAGCTGCTATATGCACTCTCTAAACGCCGCAAAAGAGGTCGCAAAACATATATTAAACAAAAACATCGTAGAAATCGACAACGAATCTTTAAAATTAGACCCTACAAAAATCCCGAACGTTTGTGACGTGGATAGAGATAAAGTAACGGTATTAGGATGA
- a CDS encoding ABC transporter ATP-binding protein: MLIAKNLSHSFDYLLFENVNLQINPKDKIAIIGSSGSGKSTLLHILSALLKPQNGIVEYEGKDIYSISEKELIEIRKKEFGIIFQFHYLFNTFTALENLQAAAILAQREVDMKLLERLKIKDVINQNIQTLSGGQQQRVSIARVLTKHPKIIFADEPTGNLDKENANEVIDVLFEYCDENNAALLTVTHDYEIAKRFERVYELKDKRLNIWK, encoded by the coding sequence ATGTTAATAGCAAAAAACTTATCTCATTCTTTTGACTATCTTCTTTTTGAAAACGTAAATCTTCAAATAAATCCAAAAGATAAAATTGCAATAATCGGTAGTAGCGGTAGCGGAAAATCCACACTTCTTCATATTTTATCGGCGCTTTTAAAACCTCAAAACGGCATAGTGGAGTATGAAGGAAAAGATATCTATTCGATAAGTGAAAAAGAGCTTATAGAAATAAGAAAAAAAGAGTTCGGGATAATTTTTCAGTTTCATTATCTTTTTAATACTTTTACCGCTCTTGAAAATCTTCAAGCTGCGGCGATTTTAGCACAAAGAGAAGTTGATATGAAACTGCTTGAGAGACTGAAAATCAAAGATGTTATCAACCAAAACATCCAAACCTTAAGCGGTGGACAGCAGCAAAGGGTAAGTATAGCAAGGGTGCTTACAAAACATCCGAAAATAATTTTTGCCGACGAACCTACCGGAAATCTCGATAAAGAAAACGCAAACGAAGTAATTGACGTATTGTTTGAATATTGCGACGAAAATAATGCGGCACTTTTGACCGTTACTCACGATTATGAGATTGCGAAAAGATTTGAAAGAGTTTATGAATTAAAAGATAAAAGGCTTAATATTTGGAAATAA
- the rpsB gene encoding 30S ribosomal protein S2, translating to MACNVTMKDLLECGVHFGHQKRRWNPKMKKYIFGVRKNIYIIDLQKTLRHIKYACNVVRDAAAEGKTILFVGTKKQAVDAIKEHAERAGMPYVNHRWLGGMLTNFPTIQKSIRKLEIIEKMQESGQVNLLTKKERLILERRRAKLEKVLGGIRNMKKLPDMLFIIDTVKEKIAVAEANKLGIPIVAPVDTNCDPDVIDYPIPGNDDAIRSVNLFCKTIADAIIEGKEMAESAAEEAPVSEEEIANEVKEIKEEAAAESKTEEEIKEEIEEIKKEEA from the coding sequence ATGGCGTGTAACGTAACAATGAAAGATTTATTAGAGTGTGGTGTACATTTCGGACATCAAAAGAGAAGATGGAATCCGAAAATGAAAAAATATATTTTCGGTGTGAGAAAAAACATTTATATTATCGACCTTCAAAAAACTCTTAGACATATCAAATATGCTTGCAACGTAGTAAGAGACGCTGCAGCTGAAGGTAAAACTATCCTATTCGTAGGTACAAAAAAACAAGCTGTAGATGCTATTAAAGAACATGCGGAAAGAGCCGGAATGCCGTATGTAAACCACAGATGGCTCGGTGGTATGCTTACAAACTTCCCAACAATTCAAAAATCAATCAGAAAACTTGAAATCATCGAAAAAATGCAAGAAAGCGGACAAGTTAATCTTTTAACTAAAAAAGAGAGACTTATTCTTGAAAGAAGAAGAGCGAAACTTGAAAAAGTACTTGGTGGTATCAGAAATATGAAAAAACTTCCTGATATGTTATTCATTATCGATACTGTAAAAGAAAAAATCGCAGTTGCGGAAGCAAACAAACTCGGTATTCCTATCGTAGCACCTGTTGATACAAACTGCGACCCTGACGTAATCGATTATCCGATTCCAGGAAATGACGACGCTATCAGAAGTGTAAATCTATTCTGTAAAACTATTGCGGATGCGATTATCGAAGGTAAAGAAATGGCTGAAAGTGCTGCTGAAGAAGCGCCTGTAAGCGAAGAAGAAATCGCAAACGAAGTAAAAGAAATCAAAGAAGAAGCTGCGGCTGAAAGCAAAACTGAAGAAGAAATCAAAGAAGAAATCGAAGAAATCAAAAAAGAGGAGGCGTAA
- a CDS encoding SLC13 family permease: MKLLKKEWLFFIFLALFFPLYFKLKPTLNEIISSIDFATLRALIALLLITTALRISKFFDFLAIKTIDKFKNERRLAIAFISLALVLSMFLTNDITLFILVPLTIAFSSQIKNDLTKLIIFEAIAVNVGSALTPFGNPQNLFLFRQMDIGVLDFIKTMSFIVVPELVLLFIFVFLLFKPKTLEIELKEKVKVDKFLFFSSIILFLIFIFALENSLVRYALIIIISFYLFSKQNEVFLKFDYFLIFTFIIMFIDFSLLAKLQSIQDIMHSFKTDFINVFNISVVLSQFISNVPAAIFMTHFSNDYVAIAYGVNVAGNGLLISSLANVIALRFLNNSKVYLSFHKYSIPFFILSYLLVFLIIQKFI, encoded by the coding sequence ATGAAATTATTAAAAAAAGAGTGGCTTTTTTTTATTTTCTTAGCCCTCTTTTTTCCTCTTTATTTTAAGCTAAAGCCCACTCTTAACGAAATAATATCCTCGATAGATTTTGCAACACTCAGAGCTTTAATAGCGCTTTTATTAATAACTACGGCACTTAGAATTTCAAAATTTTTCGATTTTCTTGCTATCAAAACCATAGATAAATTCAAAAACGAAAGAAGACTTGCGATTGCTTTTATCTCTCTTGCTTTGGTTTTATCCATGTTTTTGACCAACGACATTACTCTTTTTATTTTAGTACCTCTAACTATCGCTTTTTCATCTCAAATAAAAAACGACCTCACAAAACTCATAATTTTCGAAGCCATAGCGGTAAATGTCGGAAGCGCACTAACACCTTTTGGCAATCCTCAAAATCTTTTTTTATTCAGACAAATGGATATCGGAGTTTTGGATTTCATAAAAACTATGAGCTTTATCGTTGTGCCGGAATTGGTGTTACTTTTTATTTTCGTTTTTTTACTTTTCAAACCTAAAACATTAGAAATAGAACTAAAAGAAAAAGTAAAAGTGGATAAATTTCTGTTTTTTTCATCAATCATACTATTTTTGATATTTATTTTCGCACTTGAAAATTCATTAGTAAGATACGCTTTGATTATTATAATTTCGTTTTATCTTTTCAGCAAACAAAATGAAGTTTTTTTAAAATTCGATTATTTTTTAATTTTTACGTTTATTATAATGTTTATTGATTTTTCTCTCTTAGCAAAACTCCAAAGCATCCAAGATATTATGCACTCGTTTAAAACCGACTTTATAAACGTATTCAATATAAGCGTGGTATTATCTCAATTCATCTCAAACGTCCCGGCGGCGATTTTTATGACACATTTTTCAAACGATTACGTAGCAATTGCTTACGGAGTGAACGTCGCAGGAAACGGACTTTTGATAAGTTCTCTTGCAAACGTTATAGCGCTTAGATTTCTTAATAACTCCAAAGTTTATCTGAGCTTTCATAAATATTCTATTCCTTTTTTCATCTTATCATATCTATTAGTTTTTCTTATTATTCAAAAATTTATTTGA
- the tsf gene encoding translation elongation factor Ts: protein MANITAAMVKALRDKTGAGMMDCKKALVEANGDEEKAVEILRKKGLAKAAKKADRNAAEGRVEIYLTPDYKKGSIVEVNCETDFVAKTDEFVEFTKEIVKTINVNDIDDVNALMGTSFGSGTFEEELKVKIAKIGENIVVRRMATIKAPENGIVNGYIHAGGRVGVLVAAACDKPETCEAIKDTLKDIAMHIAAMKPLYLNPESVPADVIEKEKEIAKEQLLKEGKPEQVIDKIIPGKIKKYFQEVCLTEQEYVKAEKKESVAEALSKAAKAAGGEAKLVDFIRFEVGEGLVKNACNMADEVAKALGE, encoded by the coding sequence ATGGCGAATATTACAGCAGCAATGGTAAAAGCGCTAAGAGATAAAACCGGCGCTGGTATGATGGATTGTAAAAAAGCTCTTGTAGAAGCAAACGGAGACGAAGAAAAAGCGGTAGAAATCCTAAGAAAAAAAGGTCTTGCAAAAGCAGCTAAAAAAGCTGACAGAAACGCGGCTGAGGGTAGAGTTGAGATTTATTTGACTCCTGATTACAAAAAAGGAAGCATCGTAGAAGTTAACTGTGAAACCGACTTCGTTGCTAAAACTGACGAATTCGTTGAATTTACAAAAGAAATCGTTAAAACTATCAACGTAAACGATATCGACGATGTAAATGCTTTAATGGGTACATCATTCGGAAGCGGAACTTTTGAAGAAGAATTAAAAGTAAAAATCGCTAAAATCGGTGAAAATATCGTTGTTAGAAGAATGGCGACTATCAAAGCTCCTGAAAACGGAATCGTAAACGGATACATCCACGCTGGCGGTAGAGTAGGTGTACTTGTAGCGGCAGCATGCGACAAACCTGAAACTTGCGAAGCTATTAAAGATACTTTAAAAGATATCGCAATGCATATCGCAGCTATGAAACCTCTATATTTAAACCCTGAGAGCGTACCGGCTGACGTTATCGAAAAAGAAAAAGAAATCGCAAAAGAACAACTTCTAAAAGAAGGTAAACCTGAGCAAGTTATCGATAAAATTATCCCAGGTAAAATCAAAAAATACTTCCAAGAAGTATGTTTGACTGAACAAGAATACGTAAAAGCTGAGAAAAAAGAAAGCGTAGCGGAAGCTCTAAGCAAAGCTGCAAAAGCTGCCGGAGGAGAGGCTAAACTTGTTGATTTCATCAGATTCGAAGTTGGTGAAGGTCTTGTTAAAAACGCATGCAACATGGCTGATGAAGTTGCAAAAGCTTTAGGAGAGTAA
- a CDS encoding NifB/NifX family molybdenum-iron cluster-binding protein, giving the protein MSIKVAVPVKDESLEIVTRTGRAPFFAIFEFDGNEFKLLGLNENTHAGEHEHEHGHQEEHTADEVEHHHKHVKASKVDDCDYIVVRALGPNMEDALKLAGVKIIKVSKKDGEKAPEVLEKVKEQLK; this is encoded by the coding sequence ATGTCAATAAAAGTTGCGGTACCTGTAAAAGATGAAAGTTTGGAGATTGTAACAAGAACGGGAAGAGCTCCGTTTTTTGCAATTTTCGAATTTGACGGAAATGAATTCAAACTTTTAGGATTGAATGAAAATACTCATGCAGGAGAGCATGAGCACGAACACGGACATCAAGAAGAACATACGGCAGATGAGGTAGAACATCATCACAAACACGTAAAAGCGAGCAAAGTTGATGACTGTGATTATATCGTTGTAAGGGCTCTTGGTCCTAATATGGAAGACGCTTTGAAACTTGCGGGTGTGAAGATTATAAAAGTTAGTAAAAAAGACGGCGAAAAAGCGCCGGAAGTTTTGGAAAAAGTTAAGGAGCAGTTGAAATGA
- a CDS encoding phospholipase D-like domain-containing protein codes for MKKIILLIATILFAKEVYFMPMDGEIAQKRLSELFSHAHQNIKITIYTFTNKKLARALKIAAKKGVKITIIADKKEAKFRRSVIPNLAAIKNIKVLLLSGKRYKNGDRAKMHVKMSIIDDKYLVIGSANYSYSAFFKNYEYILIETDKTLISEFENFFKKLKVISTPYRLSR; via the coding sequence TTGAAAAAGATTATCCTACTTATTGCCACTATTCTCTTTGCAAAAGAGGTATATTTTATGCCAATGGACGGAGAAATCGCTCAAAAAAGATTAAGCGAGTTATTTTCTCACGCTCACCAAAACATAAAAATCACAATCTACACGTTCACAAACAAAAAATTGGCAAGAGCTTTAAAAATCGCGGCAAAAAAAGGTGTGAAAATTACTATTATCGCCGATAAAAAAGAAGCCAAATTCAGAAGAAGCGTCATTCCCAATCTCGCAGCAATAAAAAATATAAAAGTACTGCTTTTAAGCGGTAAAAGATACAAAAACGGAGATAGAGCGAAGATGCACGTCAAGATGAGTATAATCGACGATAAATATCTCGTAATCGGAAGTGCGAACTATTCTTATTCGGCTTTTTTTAAAAATTACGAATATATCTTGATAGAAACAGACAAAACATTAATCTCCGAATTCGAAAATTTCTTTAAAAAACTAAAAGTTATCTCAACTCCCTACAGACTCAGCCGATAA
- a CDS encoding TIGR00703 family protein — translation MITELRRAQLLNTLVFETLGQPEKEREFKIKSLKKWGFDLVFGKKDGEETYFAAADKKAGDKYTENDVEHEVVEVLSELPKNKKMFAKIEMIEGKAHLYVYLREDDIDTPILHIPAGEILLAFLKKHKFIHIIEALRNIGSAANLVKKHGDEGKPLPFEELPPVPRRFLRDAKKIEKEMGFGRIALAYFGENKSGEARYWMEWMVPTIALFDEKISQKIDKALAEFK, via the coding sequence ATGATTACTGAGCTAAGACGCGCACAACTTCTCAATACTTTGGTATTCGAGACATTGGGACAACCTGAAAAAGAGAGAGAATTTAAGATTAAATCTCTTAAAAAGTGGGGATTTGATTTGGTTTTTGGTAAAAAAGACGGAGAAGAGACGTATTTTGCCGCAGCTGATAAGAAAGCGGGAGATAAATATACCGAAAACGACGTAGAACACGAGGTGGTGGAAGTATTAAGCGAACTGCCTAAAAATAAAAAAATGTTTGCAAAAATAGAAATGATTGAAGGAAAAGCACACTTATACGTTTATCTAAGAGAAGATGATATCGATACGCCGATACTTCATATTCCGGCGGGTGAGATATTGCTTGCGTTTTTGAAAAAACACAAATTCATTCATATCATTGAAGCCCTAAGAAATATAGGGAGTGCCGCAAATCTTGTAAAAAAACACGGAGACGAAGGAAAACCACTGCCTTTTGAAGAGTTGCCGCCGGTACCGAGAAGATTTTTAAGAGATGCAAAAAAAATAGAAAAAGAGATGGGATTCGGGAGAATCGCACTTGCATATTTCGGAGAAAATAAAAGCGGTGAGGCGAGATATTGGATGGAGTGGATGGTGCCTACAATCGCACTTTTCGATGAAAAAATTTCCCAAAAAATAGATAAAGCCCTGGCTGAATTCAAGTAA
- a CDS encoding desulfoferrodoxin family protein: protein MDRRKALKIGALGALAAATTLSASEYKEEKTDVYGKYREGIKNREKYKKDSKNPTKGQLKHTPDIKIGPKDTNGYTLVEITLGQEGIIHPSTDNHWIDFIELNADGKLVARTLFEPGKAMGYAAYKVKLDGVKKLTAVAGCNIHGIWENTITLK, encoded by the coding sequence ATGGATAGAAGAAAAGCACTAAAAATCGGAGCATTAGGAGCATTGGCAGCAGCTACAACTCTAAGTGCAAGCGAATACAAAGAAGAAAAAACTGATGTTTACGGAAAATATAGAGAAGGCATCAAAAACAGAGAAAAATATAAAAAAGACTCAAAAAACCCTACAAAAGGTCAGCTTAAACATACTCCTGACATCAAAATCGGACCGAAAGACACTAACGGATATACTCTTGTAGAAATTACTCTCGGGCAAGAAGGGATTATTCATCCGAGTACCGATAATCACTGGATAGATTTTATCGAATTAAACGCAGACGGAAAACTTGTAGCAAGAACTCTCTTCGAACCGGGAAAAGCAATGGGTTATGCGGCATATAAAGTAAAACTTGACGGAGTTAAAAAACTAACTGCCGTTGCGGGATGTAACATTCACGGAATTTGGGAAAATACGATTACGTTAAAATAA
- a CDS encoding 6-pyruvoyl trahydropterin synthase family protein, translated as MIIRKLYKFENAHIVRNCTSRRCSRSIHGHSYKVEVKLSSNFLDKGQMVYDFGLMKLSIKELIDSFDHAITIWSEDNEEYKNFAKKFSERWIELPVNPSAEQFSRVFFLIVDRVLECMEFRNEEKEVKVHSVVVHETDTGYAECFREDAYNFKNMGEIRLEDIVFSDRIKEEWSDKNLWDKLLKKEKLTPPSEV; from the coding sequence GTGATAATCAGAAAACTTTACAAATTCGAAAACGCTCATATAGTCAGAAACTGCACGAGTAGGCGTTGTAGTCGCTCGATTCACGGGCATAGTTATAAAGTCGAAGTGAAATTAAGCAGTAATTTTTTGGATAAAGGTCAAATGGTTTATGATTTCGGACTTATGAAGCTTAGTATCAAAGAGCTTATCGATAGTTTCGATCATGCTATTACTATTTGGAGCGAGGATAATGAAGAGTATAAAAATTTCGCTAAAAAATTTAGCGAGAGGTGGATTGAGCTGCCTGTAAATCCGAGTGCCGAGCAGTTTAGTAGGGTCTTTTTTTTGATAGTGGATAGAGTGCTTGAGTGTATGGAATTCAGAAACGAAGAAAAAGAGGTAAAAGTCCATTCGGTAGTGGTGCACGAAACGGATACGGGGTATGCCGAGTGTTTTAGGGAGGATGCTTATAATTTTAAAAATATGGGTGAGATTAGGCTTGAGGATATCGTTTTTAGCGATAGAATAAAAGAGGAATGGAGTGATAAGAATCTTTGGGATAAACTTTTGAAAAAAGAGAAGCTCACTCCTCCGAGCGAGGTTTGA
- a CDS encoding ATP-binding protein yields MPNQILKTKNGYQGFFIDLFKTLENKLHVKFKYVYYHTWCDLINSAKKGEIDIVFAAQKTPSRLNYLHFTDTVLIQQNMVLENINAKKINSIKELFGKKVAVTKGSAISEYLQAKYPQIRLIQTHSELEALKLLNSKKVSAAIAETVRANYYIQKHNLNDIFPAFNLNYNYYLKIATNIKEPVLNIIISKALNSIPQDKMKALKLKWGYIKEKIVIFDKKTMIFIALLFTIIIAFLIYLHTINRKLKREILKKEQALKRLKRLRDSKLNQINQAISIIAHQWKQPLSTLKALNELLIKEYKLGKLDEKALKQYETNSKKQIEYMINTINDFKEIFKIKENKKTFNLKEIIDLAIDECQAELQKSNIKIKLNTRNITLKGYPNTLKQLLINLISNAKDALNQKNPKNKEIKISLKQDDFITIEIEDNAGGIPIEIIDKIFEPYFTTKKEGTGLGLYMTKIILEEKMNATIDVENTKKGAKFTIKIKPRSEE; encoded by the coding sequence ATCCCGAATCAAATTCTAAAAACAAAAAACGGATATCAAGGTTTTTTTATCGATCTTTTCAAAACTTTGGAAAACAAACTTCACGTTAAATTCAAATACGTCTATTATCACACCTGGTGCGACCTTATCAATTCCGCAAAAAAAGGAGAAATCGATATAGTATTTGCCGCACAAAAGACACCTTCGAGATTAAATTATCTCCATTTTACCGATACCGTACTTATCCAACAAAATATGGTCTTAGAAAACATAAACGCCAAAAAAATAAATTCAATAAAAGAGCTTTTCGGCAAAAAAGTCGCCGTTACAAAAGGAAGCGCCATTAGCGAATATCTCCAAGCAAAATACCCTCAAATACGTCTCATACAAACACACAGCGAGCTTGAAGCTTTAAAACTTCTCAATTCAAAAAAAGTCTCGGCCGCTATAGCAGAAACCGTAAGAGCGAATTACTACATCCAAAAACACAACCTAAACGACATTTTCCCGGCTTTTAATCTAAACTACAACTACTACCTAAAAATCGCAACGAACATAAAAGAGCCCGTTTTGAATATCATAATATCAAAAGCCCTAAACTCAATCCCGCAAGATAAAATGAAAGCCCTAAAACTAAAATGGGGTTACATAAAAGAAAAAATAGTAATTTTCGATAAAAAAACTATGATTTTTATTGCTTTGCTGTTTACTATCATCATCGCTTTTTTAATCTATCTGCATACAATCAATAGAAAACTAAAAAGAGAAATCCTCAAAAAAGAACAAGCCCTAAAAAGACTAAAACGCCTAAGAGATTCGAAACTAAATCAAATCAACCAAGCGATAAGCATAATAGCTCACCAATGGAAACAACCCCTAAGCACCCTAAAAGCCCTAAACGAACTACTTATAAAAGAGTACAAACTTGGAAAATTGGACGAAAAAGCACTAAAACAATACGAAACCAACTCCAAAAAACAAATCGAGTATATGATAAATACGATAAACGACTTCAAAGAGATATTCAAAATAAAAGAAAACAAAAAAACATTCAACCTAAAAGAGATAATCGACTTGGCAATAGACGAATGCCAAGCCGAGCTTCAAAAATCAAACATAAAAATTAAACTAAACACCCGAAACATCACCCTAAAAGGCTACCCAAACACCCTAAAACAGCTACTAATCAACCTAATCTCAAACGCAAAAGACGCCCTAAACCAAAAAAATCCGAAAAACAAAGAGATAAAAATCTCACTAAAACAAGACGACTTTATAACAATAGAAATAGAAGACAACGCAGGAGGAATTCCGATAGAGATAATAGACAAAATTTTCGAGCCATATTTCACCACCAAAAAAGAAGGCACGGGTCTTGGGCTTTATATGACTAAAATCATCTTAGAAGAGAAAATGAACGCAACCATAGACGTAGAAAATACAAAAAAAGGCGCAAAATTTACAATAAAAATCAAACCTCGCTCGGAGGAGTGA